Proteins encoded together in one Shewanella acanthi window:
- the rlmM gene encoding 23S rRNA (cytidine(2498)-2'-O)-methyltransferase RlmM, which translates to MKNLFLFCRAGYEKECAAEIQQRAGELNVGGFVKATNNDAYVVYQCFEDGGADTLAKELSLDSLIFARQMFAASELLADLPESDRVSPIVEALAEVSKAGELRVETPDTNEAKELSAFCRKFTVPLRQHLKKSGSLLAQENPKRPIIHVCFVGPGRAYAGYSFSNNSSPYFMGIPRLKMAADAPSRSSLKLDEAFAQFVPKEEQEERVRSGMNAVDLGACPGGWTYQLVRRGMMVSAVDNGPMNEKLMETGQVKHYREDGFRFEPQRKNIYWLVCDMVEKPARVAELMEAWAINGWFKEAIFNLKLPMKSRYKEVTAILSTMKEILKENGINEFQIQCKHLYHDRDEVTVHLWLRPSQAWN; encoded by the coding sequence ATGAAAAACCTATTTTTATTTTGCCGCGCAGGTTACGAGAAAGAATGCGCAGCAGAAATTCAGCAGCGTGCCGGCGAGCTTAACGTCGGTGGCTTTGTAAAAGCGACTAATAACGACGCCTATGTGGTCTATCAATGTTTTGAAGACGGCGGCGCTGATACGCTAGCAAAAGAGTTGTCACTGGATTCGTTGATCTTCGCAAGACAGATGTTTGCAGCCAGCGAGTTACTCGCAGACTTACCCGAAAGTGATCGAGTAAGCCCTATTGTTGAGGCGTTAGCTGAGGTCAGTAAAGCGGGTGAACTGCGAGTTGAAACCCCTGATACCAACGAAGCGAAAGAACTATCGGCATTTTGCCGTAAATTCACTGTGCCACTGCGTCAACATTTAAAAAAATCCGGCAGTTTACTCGCTCAGGAAAATCCGAAGCGTCCGATTATCCACGTGTGCTTTGTTGGCCCTGGTCGCGCCTATGCGGGATACTCTTTTAGTAACAACAGCTCTCCTTACTTTATGGGGATCCCTCGGCTTAAGATGGCCGCTGATGCGCCAAGTCGTTCAAGCTTAAAACTCGATGAAGCCTTTGCGCAGTTTGTGCCTAAAGAAGAGCAGGAAGAGCGCGTTCGCAGCGGCATGAATGCCGTTGACCTAGGCGCTTGCCCTGGTGGTTGGACCTATCAGTTAGTGCGTCGTGGCATGATGGTTTCCGCGGTCGACAATGGCCCGATGAACGAAAAACTGATGGAAACAGGCCAAGTGAAACACTACCGTGAAGATGGTTTTCGTTTCGAGCCGCAGCGTAAGAACATCTACTGGTTGGTGTGCGATATGGTCGAAAAGCCCGCGCGCGTTGCTGAATTGATGGAAGCATGGGCTATCAATGGTTGGTTTAAGGAAGCGATTTTTAACCTTAAACTGCCGATGAAGAGCCGTTATAAGGAAGTGACGGCCATTCTGTCGACCATGAAGGAAATCCTGAAGGAAAATGGCATCAACGAATTCCAAATCCAGTGTAAGCACTTGTACCACGACCGTGATGAAGTGACTGTGCATCTATGGCTTCGTCCAAGTCAGGCTTGGAATTAA
- a CDS encoding DUF423 domain-containing protein, translated as MKKGLLLLAAVSGFLAVALGAFGSHGLKAVAPPHLIEVFSLGVQYQFYHTFAIIAVAFTGHWIRSRLLDWAAYLFIAGIVLFSGSLYGLALMGSKWLGPITPLGGTCFLLGWLLLAVAVWRHRVVDGN; from the coding sequence ATGAAAAAAGGTTTGTTGTTACTCGCCGCCGTCAGTGGTTTTTTAGCGGTGGCCCTTGGGGCATTTGGTTCCCATGGTTTAAAGGCGGTGGCACCGCCGCATTTGATTGAAGTATTTAGCCTTGGGGTTCAGTATCAGTTCTACCACACCTTTGCCATTATTGCGGTGGCTTTTACCGGGCATTGGATCCGTTCACGCTTGCTAGATTGGGCTGCGTATTTGTTTATCGCAGGCATAGTGTTGTTCTCGGGCTCCCTCTATGGTTTAGCGCTGATGGGCAGCAAATGGTTAGGGCCCATTACTCCCTTAGGTGGTACTTGCTTCCTTCTCGGTTGGCTCTTATTAGCCGTGGCTGTTTGGCGCCACCGAGTTGTCGATGGCAACTAA
- a CDS encoding alpha/beta fold hydrolase: protein MSCYPDNINSEESAYIFDGEPSETLILFAHGAGANRDSDFMLQMAKGLATKGYRVMRFNFPYMQANAIDGKKRPPDRAPKLLACFTEMLDIANAQSGVKRVVLMGKSMGGRMAALLGCDPALSSSIDSIVCLGYPFIPLKGGEPRLAPLNDCQVPVLVLQGERDKFGSKIQIPTWPIKADIHVEYLVDGDHSFVPRKSSGTSEAANLAQAIELAVNFIK from the coding sequence GTGAGTTGTTACCCGGATAATATAAATAGTGAAGAGTCCGCCTATATCTTTGATGGCGAGCCTAGCGAGACGTTGATCCTATTTGCCCATGGGGCAGGAGCGAATCGCGATTCTGACTTTATGCTGCAAATGGCAAAGGGATTAGCTACTAAGGGCTATCGCGTGATGCGCTTTAATTTTCCCTATATGCAGGCCAATGCGATTGACGGAAAAAAACGCCCGCCCGATAGAGCGCCCAAGTTGCTCGCCTGTTTTACCGAGATGTTAGACATAGCCAACGCGCAATCGGGCGTTAAGCGTGTGGTACTCATGGGTAAATCCATGGGGGGGCGGATGGCGGCGCTCCTTGGCTGCGATCCCGCGCTTTCATCCTCAATTGATTCTATCGTCTGTCTAGGTTATCCCTTTATTCCACTCAAGGGCGGTGAGCCAAGATTAGCGCCCCTTAACGACTGCCAAGTGCCAGTGTTAGTACTGCAGGGTGAGCGAGATAAATTTGGTAGCAAAATACAAATTCCGACTTGGCCCATTAAGGCCGACATTCATGTCGAATACTTAGTCGATGGCGATCATAGTTTTGTACCAAGAAAGTCGTCAGGGACCAGTGAAGCGGCTAACCTAGCCCAAGCTATCGAGTTAGCCGTTAATTTTATTAAATAA
- a CDS encoding transcriptional regulator GcvA: MSRRLPPLNAVKAFEAAARHLSFTRAAEELFVTQAAVSHQIKALEDFLGLKLFRRKNRSLLLTEEGQSYFLDIKDIFTQLTDATDRLLARSAIGSLTVSMSPSFAIQWLVPRLSKFSEKNPDIDVRIKAVDSEASSLTDDVDVAIYYGLGNWPGLRADKLRNEVLIPVCSPMLLNGPKPLSKPEDLKHHTLLHDMSRHDWQAWFRQCGINDINVNQGPIFSHSSLVLQAAAHGQGVALGYSVLARPDIKAGRLVCPFQEVLVSKDAYYLVCQQNHAELGKVVAFREWMLDMFAEESRSELLPG, encoded by the coding sequence ATGTCAAGACGATTGCCCCCCCTCAATGCGGTAAAAGCTTTCGAGGCTGCCGCTAGGCATTTGAGCTTTACTCGAGCCGCGGAAGAATTGTTTGTCACCCAGGCTGCGGTGAGTCACCAAATTAAGGCATTAGAGGACTTTCTCGGATTAAAATTATTTCGTCGAAAGAACCGCTCATTGTTACTCACTGAAGAGGGGCAGAGCTATTTCCTCGATATTAAAGATATCTTTACTCAACTCACCGATGCTACCGACAGACTGTTAGCCCGTAGCGCGATTGGTTCCTTAACAGTAAGTATGTCGCCTAGTTTTGCAATTCAATGGCTTGTACCGCGTCTGTCTAAGTTTAGTGAAAAGAATCCCGATATCGACGTGCGTATTAAAGCCGTGGATAGCGAAGCGAGTTCTTTGACCGACGACGTGGATGTGGCGATTTATTATGGTCTGGGCAATTGGCCAGGGCTACGTGCCGATAAGTTGCGTAATGAAGTGCTTATTCCCGTGTGTTCACCCATGTTACTTAATGGTCCTAAGCCGCTTTCAAAGCCTGAAGATTTAAAACATCACACCCTACTGCACGACATGAGCCGCCACGATTGGCAGGCTTGGTTTAGACAATGTGGGATTAATGATATTAATGTGAATCAGGGGCCGATATTCAGTCATTCATCCTTGGTGTTGCAGGCGGCTGCCCATGGCCAAGGTGTTGCGTTAGGTTATAGCGTATTAGCTAGACCCGATATCAAGGCGGGCCGTTTAGTGTGTCCATTCCAAGAGGTGTTGGTCAGTAAAGATGCCTACTATTTGGTGTGTCAGCAAAATCATGCCGAGCTAGGTAAAGTGGTCGCGTTTAGGGAATGGATGCTAGATATGTTCGCCGAGGAGTCCCGTAGTGAGTTGTTACCCGGATAA
- the thiI gene encoding tRNA uracil 4-sulfurtransferase ThiI, with translation MKFIVKLYPEIMMKSKPVRMRFTKMLETNIRNVLKKVDEEAKVQRQWDRIWVKVPKDKPELAQAFGERLACIPGIAHVVQVDEYSFTSVDDIYQQVLPVYRDQIAGKTFCVRVKRTGDHDFNSIEVERYVGGGLNQFTDAVGVRLKNPEVTVNLEIEGDKLYMVTKRIEGLGGFPMATQEDVLSLISGGFDSGVSSYQFIKKGARTHYCFFNLGGAQHEIGVKQVAYHLWKTYGESHKVKFVSVPFEPVVAEILEKIDNGQMGVVLKRMMMRTAARIAERMGIQAIVTGESLGQVSSQTLTNLNVIDRCTDMLILRPLIAMDKQDIINECRRIGTEDFAKSMPEYCGVISQKPTVKAVLAKVEAEETKFSEDLIDRIVEQAVAIDIREIADQMNTRITETETVVAIDTNEVVIDIRAPEEEENKPLEIDGVEIKRIPFFKLATQFADLDKQKTYLLYCERGVMSKLQALYLIEQGYHNVKVYRP, from the coding sequence ATGAAGTTTATTGTAAAGCTGTACCCAGAAATCATGATGAAGAGCAAGCCGGTACGCATGCGCTTCACCAAAATGCTTGAAACCAATATCCGTAACGTACTCAAGAAAGTTGACGAAGAGGCCAAAGTGCAACGTCAATGGGACCGTATTTGGGTTAAGGTGCCTAAGGATAAACCTGAATTAGCTCAGGCTTTTGGTGAGCGTTTAGCATGCATTCCTGGTATTGCCCACGTGGTTCAAGTGGACGAATACAGTTTTACTTCGGTCGATGATATTTATCAGCAAGTGCTGCCCGTTTACCGTGACCAAATTGCTGGCAAAACCTTCTGTGTACGTGTAAAACGTACTGGCGACCACGATTTTAACTCCATCGAAGTGGAACGTTATGTGGGTGGTGGTTTAAATCAGTTTACCGATGCCGTAGGCGTGCGTTTAAAGAACCCTGAAGTGACAGTTAACCTCGAAATTGAGGGCGATAAACTGTACATGGTAACTAAACGTATCGAAGGCTTAGGTGGCTTCCCAATGGCGACACAGGAAGATGTGTTGTCCTTAATTTCGGGCGGGTTTGACTCCGGCGTTTCGAGCTATCAGTTCATCAAGAAGGGGGCCCGTACCCATTACTGTTTCTTTAACCTAGGTGGCGCGCAGCACGAAATTGGGGTTAAGCAGGTTGCCTATCATCTGTGGAAAACCTACGGTGAGTCCCACAAGGTGAAGTTTGTGTCGGTACCGTTTGAGCCTGTGGTTGCCGAGATTTTAGAGAAGATTGACAACGGTCAAATGGGCGTGGTGCTTAAGCGCATGATGATGCGCACTGCGGCGCGTATTGCTGAGCGCATGGGTATCCAAGCGATTGTCACCGGTGAAAGCTTAGGTCAAGTATCGAGCCAAACCCTGACCAACCTAAATGTTATCGACCGCTGCACTGACATGTTGATTTTGCGTCCATTGATCGCCATGGATAAGCAGGACATCATCAACGAATGTCGCCGTATTGGTACTGAGGATTTCGCTAAATCGATGCCTGAGTACTGCGGCGTGATTTCACAAAAACCGACGGTTAAAGCGGTACTGGCTAAGGTTGAGGCTGAGGAAACTAAGTTCTCCGAGGACTTGATTGACCGTATCGTAGAACAAGCTGTTGCGATTGATATCAGGGAGATAGCAGATCAAATGAATACGCGTATCACTGAAACCGAAACCGTAGTCGCTATCGATACTAACGAAGTGGTGATTGATATTCGTGCTCCTGAGGAAGAAGAGAATAAGCCGCTTGAAATCGACGGCGTTGAAATCAAGCGTATTCCATTCTTCAAGTTAGCGACCCAATTTGCCGATCTCGATAAGCAAAAGACTTATCTGCTCTATTGTGAACGCGGCGTGATGAGCAAATTGCAGGCCTTGTACCTGATTGAGCAGGGCTATCACAATGTGAAGGTGTATCGCCCTTAG
- a CDS encoding flagellar motor protein MotB, protein MAKCNCPPPGAPLWLATFADLMSLLLCFFVLLLSFSEMDVLKFKQIAGSMKYAFGVQNKVEVKDIPKGTSVIALEFRPGRPDPTPIEIINQQTNEMTEPVLDYQAGQDESSGGVQEQNGSQRGGEASATAQESADAVKADASAAQEKINQQVKKMAEELNKEIIDGAIEIESLGQQIIIRIREKGSFASGSGFLQPRFKPVVRSVGELLKDVPGIITVSGYTDDMLISDELYSSNWDLSSKRAVAVADVLLQVKGFDSKRLKVVGMASNNPLVPNDSPDSRARNRRVEIAIEQGKAKESEEIQVGNSP, encoded by the coding sequence ATGGCTAAGTGCAACTGTCCACCACCGGGAGCCCCGCTCTGGCTGGCTACATTTGCTGACTTAATGTCACTTCTGCTGTGCTTTTTTGTGTTGTTGTTATCCTTCTCCGAAATGGACGTGCTTAAGTTTAAGCAAATTGCAGGCTCGATGAAGTATGCCTTCGGTGTGCAAAATAAGGTCGAAGTCAAAGACATTCCTAAGGGTACTTCGGTGATTGCACTGGAGTTTCGCCCAGGTCGCCCCGATCCTACGCCGATTGAAATCATTAACCAACAAACCAACGAGATGACCGAACCTGTACTCGATTATCAAGCCGGGCAGGATGAAAGCTCTGGCGGAGTACAGGAGCAGAATGGTTCCCAGCGTGGTGGTGAGGCGAGTGCCACCGCTCAGGAAAGTGCCGATGCTGTCAAGGCTGATGCCTCTGCCGCTCAGGAAAAAATCAATCAGCAGGTCAAAAAAATGGCCGAAGAACTCAACAAAGAGATTATTGACGGCGCGATTGAAATAGAATCCTTGGGTCAGCAAATTATTATCCGTATCCGTGAGAAGGGGTCCTTTGCCTCGGGTTCGGGCTTCCTGCAGCCAAGATTCAAACCAGTAGTTCGCTCAGTGGGTGAGTTGCTTAAGGATGTGCCAGGCATTATCACAGTATCGGGTTACACCGATGATATGCTTATCAGTGATGAACTTTATAGCTCTAACTGGGATCTCTCTAGTAAGCGTGCTGTTGCGGTGGCCGATGTGCTATTACAGGTTAAAGGCTTTGACTCTAAAAGATTAAAAGTGGTGGGCATGGCGTCAAATAATCCACTCGTGCCCAATGATTCACCTGACAGCCGTGCCCGCAACCGTCGCGTAGAAATTGCTATCGAGCAGGGGAAGGCCAAGGAGTCAGAAGAGATCCAAGTAGGGAATTCGCCCTAA
- the pomA gene encoding flagellar motor protein PomA, giving the protein MDLATLIGLIGGLGFILWAMISSGGLMIFVDVASILIVFGGSFFVVMMKFNLKQFFGAVKIAVKAFTFKIDKPEDLIEQSVTMADAARKGGFLALEEAQISNSFMQKAVDMLVDGHDGEVVRAALEKDIALTEERHRNGISIFRSFGDVAPAMGMIGTLVGLVAMLSNMSDPKSIGPSMAVALLTTLYGAMLANMVCIPIADKLSLRMGEEMLNRNLIMDAVLAIQDGQNPRVIEGFLKNYLAEKQRQVDTTDGE; this is encoded by the coding sequence GTGGATTTAGCAACACTAATAGGACTTATTGGGGGCCTAGGGTTTATCCTTTGGGCGATGATTTCAAGCGGTGGCTTGATGATTTTCGTCGATGTGGCTTCCATTCTCATTGTCTTCGGTGGCTCCTTTTTCGTTGTGATGATGAAATTCAATTTAAAGCAGTTTTTCGGCGCGGTTAAAATCGCGGTGAAAGCTTTTACCTTCAAAATTGATAAACCAGAAGATCTCATCGAACAATCAGTGACCATGGCCGATGCGGCTCGTAAAGGTGGCTTTCTGGCCCTCGAAGAAGCGCAGATCTCCAATAGCTTTATGCAAAAAGCCGTCGACATGTTGGTAGACGGGCATGATGGTGAAGTTGTGCGCGCTGCACTTGAGAAGGACATTGCTTTAACCGAAGAGCGCCATCGCAATGGTATTTCCATTTTTAGATCCTTTGGTGATGTGGCGCCTGCGATGGGGATGATTGGTACACTTGTGGGGTTGGTTGCCATGTTGTCCAATATGTCCGATCCCAAATCTATTGGCCCTTCGATGGCGGTTGCGCTGTTAACCACGCTCTATGGCGCTATGCTGGCAAATATGGTGTGTATTCCGATTGCGGATAAGTTGAGTTTGCGCATGGGCGAAGAAATGCTTAACCGTAATCTTATTATGGATGCGGTGCTAGCGATTCAAGATGGCCAAAACCCAAGGGTGATCGAAGGTTTCTTAAAGAATTATTTGGCTGAAAAACAGCGCCAAGTCGATACGACGGACGGGGAATAG
- the xseB gene encoding exodeoxyribonuclease VII small subunit produces MAKKPENLSFEESLGELERIVAELEQGDVSLDDALKQFERGINLVRNSQAKLEQAQQKVAILLKQDENAPLSPYVVEGE; encoded by the coding sequence GTGGCTAAGAAACCCGAAAATCTCAGTTTTGAAGAATCCCTTGGCGAACTCGAGCGCATTGTAGCCGAACTAGAACAGGGCGATGTGTCCCTCGATGATGCGTTAAAACAATTCGAGCGCGGGATAAATTTAGTCCGAAACAGCCAAGCCAAACTCGAACAAGCCCAACAAAAAGTGGCCATTCTACTTAAACAAGATGAAAATGCGCCGCTGTCTCCCTATGTCGTTGAGGGCGAATAA
- the ispA gene encoding (2E,6E)-farnesyl diphosphate synthase codes for MLADAIKTYQQRVDAQLTARFTTLEEVAPKLKAAMTHGALLGGKRIRPFLVYSVGQMFGVELEKLDACAAAIECIHAYSLIHDDLPAMDDDDLRRGQPTVHIAFDEATAILAGDALQTLAFEIITESIPGIRSEQQLAMVKVLAKASGYRGMCGGQAIDLASTNKQIDLKALTQLHNLKTGALISCAVELALIVADANQAEAESMRAFAHAIGLAFQVQDDILDITATTEELGKPQGSDLESNKSTFPQLLGLEGAQDTAEQLIQEALSALAKLPYNSQLIADFARYIIERRI; via the coding sequence GTGTTAGCCGATGCCATTAAAACCTATCAACAACGCGTTGATGCCCAATTAACAGCGCGTTTCACTACGCTCGAAGAGGTTGCACCCAAGCTCAAAGCCGCCATGACCCATGGCGCCCTGCTCGGCGGTAAACGCATTCGCCCCTTCCTCGTTTATAGCGTTGGACAGATGTTTGGGGTGGAGCTTGAAAAACTCGACGCCTGCGCCGCAGCTATCGAGTGTATTCATGCCTACTCGTTAATCCATGACGATTTACCCGCTATGGACGATGACGACTTGCGCCGCGGTCAACCAACGGTGCATATTGCATTCGATGAAGCCACCGCCATTTTAGCCGGTGACGCGCTGCAAACTTTAGCTTTTGAAATTATCACCGAATCCATTCCTGGCATTCGCAGCGAACAACAGCTTGCCATGGTAAAAGTCTTGGCCAAAGCCTCGGGTTATCGCGGCATGTGTGGCGGCCAAGCCATCGATTTAGCCTCAACTAATAAGCAAATCGATCTTAAGGCCTTAACCCAGTTACATAATTTAAAAACCGGTGCGCTGATTAGCTGTGCCGTTGAATTGGCGTTAATTGTAGCCGACGCCAATCAGGCTGAAGCTGAATCGATGAGGGCATTCGCCCATGCAATTGGATTAGCCTTCCAAGTTCAGGACGATATTCTTGATATCACAGCCACTACCGAGGAGCTTGGTAAGCCTCAAGGTTCTGATTTGGAATCGAACAAGAGTACCTTTCCGCAACTGCTTGGATTAGAAGGGGCTCAAGACACTGCCGAGCAACTCATCCAAGAAGCACTATCAGCGCTGGCAAAATTGCCATACAATAGTCAGTTAATTGCAGACTTCGCACGCTATATCATTGAGCGAAGAATATAA
- the dxs gene encoding 1-deoxy-D-xylulose-5-phosphate synthase: protein MSLDISQFPVLAQANTPNELRQLPQALLPQLADELREFLLKSVGMSSGHFASGLGTVELTVALHYVYNTPFDRLIWDVGHQAYPHKILTGRRDRMHTIRQKNGLHPFPWREESEYDTFSVGHSGTSISAALGMAVAAEKEQAGRKVVAVIGDGAMTGGMVFEAMNHAGDLHNDMLMVLNDNEMSISENVGALNNHLAQLMSGRLYTTIRESSKKVLKGMPVIKEMAKRTEEHLKGMVVPGTLFEELGFNYIGPIDGHDVDALVETLRNMRNLKGPQVLHIMTKKGRGYEPAEKDPIGWHAVPKFDPSQFKKPATKPGLPTFSQVFGKWLCDIAAKDEKVLGITPAMREGSGMVEFSQRFPKQYFDAAIAEQHAVTLGAGFACEGFKPVVAIYSTFLQRGYDQLIHDVALQRLPVLFAIDRGGIVGADGPTHQGAFDLSFMRCIPNMVIMAPSDENECRQMLYTGYCYNEGPTAVRYPRGSATGAAQVEEMTAMPIGKGVVKRRGKNVAILNFGTTLAAASQAAESLDATVVDMRFVKPLDVELIKEMAASHDTLVTVEENAIMGGAGSGVIELLQHLKMPKPVLQIGLPDEFIKHGAPEEVIHELQLDAEGMLAQIQAYLAK, encoded by the coding sequence ATGAGTTTGGACATTTCCCAGTTTCCCGTGTTGGCGCAGGCCAATACTCCAAATGAACTCCGCCAACTTCCTCAGGCCCTGTTACCCCAATTGGCCGATGAACTGCGGGAGTTTCTCCTTAAGTCTGTTGGCATGTCCAGCGGACACTTTGCCTCAGGCCTAGGTACGGTTGAACTGACCGTGGCCTTGCATTATGTGTACAACACTCCCTTCGATCGTTTGATTTGGGACGTTGGCCACCAGGCGTATCCCCATAAAATCCTGACAGGTCGTCGGGACAGAATGCACACCATTCGCCAAAAGAACGGTTTGCACCCATTCCCATGGCGAGAAGAAAGTGAATACGACACCTTCAGCGTGGGTCACTCAGGTACGTCTATCAGTGCGGCACTGGGTATGGCCGTTGCCGCCGAAAAAGAGCAAGCTGGCCGTAAAGTGGTTGCTGTGATTGGCGATGGCGCAATGACAGGCGGCATGGTGTTCGAAGCCATGAACCATGCTGGCGATCTGCATAACGATATGCTGATGGTACTTAACGACAACGAGATGTCGATTTCAGAAAACGTCGGCGCACTCAATAATCACCTCGCGCAGTTGATGTCAGGTCGTCTTTACACCACCATCCGTGAAAGCAGTAAAAAAGTCCTTAAGGGCATGCCTGTTATCAAGGAAATGGCTAAGCGTACCGAAGAGCACCTCAAGGGCATGGTCGTACCCGGCACCTTGTTTGAAGAATTAGGTTTTAACTACATCGGCCCTATCGATGGCCATGATGTAGACGCACTGGTTGAAACCCTGCGCAATATGCGTAACCTCAAGGGCCCGCAGGTTTTGCATATCATGACCAAAAAAGGGCGTGGTTATGAGCCTGCTGAGAAAGACCCTATCGGTTGGCACGCAGTGCCAAAATTCGACCCATCACAATTTAAAAAGCCTGCCACTAAACCTGGCCTGCCGACTTTCTCGCAGGTCTTTGGCAAATGGCTTTGTGATATTGCGGCGAAGGATGAAAAAGTGCTCGGTATTACGCCAGCAATGCGTGAAGGTTCAGGCATGGTGGAGTTTTCACAGCGTTTCCCGAAACAGTATTTCGATGCAGCGATTGCCGAGCAACACGCAGTGACGCTCGGTGCAGGTTTTGCCTGTGAAGGCTTTAAACCAGTGGTAGCGATTTACTCGACCTTCCTGCAACGGGGTTACGATCAGTTAATTCACGATGTGGCTCTGCAGCGATTACCCGTGCTGTTTGCGATTGACCGTGGCGGCATTGTCGGTGCTGACGGCCCAACCCACCAAGGTGCATTCGATTTAAGCTTTATGCGCTGCATCCCGAATATGGTGATCATGGCGCCATCGGATGAAAACGAATGTCGCCAAATGCTCTATACAGGCTATTGCTACAACGAAGGCCCAACAGCGGTACGTTACCCAAGGGGCAGTGCAACGGGGGCTGCCCAAGTTGAAGAAATGACGGCGATGCCTATCGGTAAGGGCGTGGTTAAACGTCGCGGTAAAAATGTAGCTATCCTAAACTTCGGCACCACGCTTGCAGCCGCCAGTCAAGCCGCTGAAAGCTTAGATGCAACAGTTGTCGATATGCGCTTTGTTAAGCCATTAGACGTTGAGCTGATTAAAGAAATGGCCGCAAGCCACGATACCTTGGTCACGGTTGAAGAAAACGCGATTATGGGCGGTGCAGGTTCTGGGGTTATTGAGTTACTGCAACACCTTAAGATGCCAAAACCAGTCTTGCAAATCGGTCTACCAGACGAGTTCATTAAACATGGTGCGCCAGAAGAAGTGATCCATGAGTTACAACTCGATGCGGAAGGTATGTTAGCGCAAATTCAGGCCTATCTTGCCAAGTAG
- the grpE gene encoding nucleotide exchange factor GrpE, whose product MSNESIKAEQDLIQEGVETEVSTEEASLIDELTHANFRIEELEQLLADALAKVDEQKDSVIRAAAEVDNIRRRAAMDVEKANKFALEKFANELLPVIDNMERALQGTNPEDETTKAIYEGVELTQKSLLTAVAKFGVKPIDPQGQAFNPDHHQAIGMQPSAEFPANTVMLVMQKGYELNSRLLRPAMVMVSQGGPSQETASIDIEA is encoded by the coding sequence ATGAGCAACGAGTCGATTAAAGCAGAACAGGATCTGATCCAAGAGGGTGTAGAGACTGAAGTTTCTACCGAAGAAGCGAGTCTGATTGACGAGCTTACCCACGCCAATTTCCGTATTGAAGAGCTGGAACAGTTACTCGCTGACGCTTTGGCGAAAGTTGATGAGCAGAAAGATTCAGTTATCCGTGCCGCCGCCGAAGTAGACAACATCCGTCGCCGTGCTGCCATGGACGTGGAAAAGGCCAATAAGTTTGCCCTTGAAAAATTCGCCAACGAATTATTACCCGTCATTGATAACATGGAGCGTGCACTTCAGGGGACTAATCCTGAGGATGAGACCACCAAAGCCATTTATGAAGGTGTCGAATTAACCCAAAAGAGCCTGCTGACTGCAGTCGCTAAGTTTGGTGTTAAGCCAATTGACCCACAAGGTCAGGCGTTTAACCCTGATCATCACCAAGCGATTGGCATGCAGCCAAGTGCCGAGTTTCCCGCGAATACGGTAATGCTGGTGATGCAAAAGGGTTATGAGCTGAATAGCCGTCTGTTGCGTCCAGCTATGGTAATGGTGTCCCAAGGCGGCCCAAGCCAAGAAACAGCTTCAATCGATATCGAAGCTTAA